The DNA sequence GCTGCAGGGCCTGTCGATCGGCGGCGAATATGGCGCCAGCGCCACCTATCTGTCGGAAATGGCGCAGAGCAACCAGCGCGGCTTCTTCTCCAGCTTCCAATATGTGACACTGATCGCAGGCCAGCTACTGGCGCTCTGCGTGCTGTTGTTGCTGCAGCTGTTCCTCACCGAACATCAGCTGGAAAGCTGGGGCTGGCGCGTGCCGTTCGTGATCGGCGGGGTGATGGCCGTGGGCGTCTATCGCCTGCGCCGCGGCCTCAAGGAAACCGAAGCCTTCGAGGAAAGCGCGGCGGTCAGGGAACAGCCCCGCTCCAGCGGCGTCAACCTCATCCGCCGCCATCCGCGCGAAGTGCTGCTGGTCATGGCGCTGACTGCCGGCGGCACGCTCGCCTTCTATGCCTACAGCACTTACATGCAGAAATTCCTGGTCAACAGCGCTGGCTTCGGCCGCCAGACCGCAACCGCGATCATGGCGTCGGCGCTGTTCATCTATATGCTTTTGCAGCCCATGGCCGGCTGGCTGTCCGATCGCATCGGTCGCAAGCCGCTGCTGATCGGCTTCGGCGTCAGCGGCGTCCTGTTCACCACCGCGATCTTCACGGCGCTGGAGCGCGTCACCTCCTCCTTCGGCGCCTTCCTGCTGGTCCTGGGCGGCCTGGTGATCGTCACCGGCTACACCTCGATCAACGCGATCGTGAAGGCGGAACTGTTCCCGGCCAATATCCGCGCATTGGGCGTCGCGCTTCCCTATGCGCTGGCCAATACCTTGTTCGGGGGCACCGCTGAATATGCCGCGCTCTGGATGAAGCACGCCGGGATGGAAGGCGGCTTCTACTGGTACGTCACCGCCATGATCGCGGTGTCGCTGATCGTCTATCTGCGCATGCCCGACACGCGCAAAACCAGCCAAATCTGACAGAAAGAGGGGAATCTCCATGCTATCGCTGAACCGGACGCTTTGCCATATCCTGCCGCTGATGCTGCTGTGCCAGCCGGCAACGGCGCAGGATGCGGCCCCGCCCGCCGAGCCGCCCTTCACCTCCATACAGCCGGGGGATTTCGCCATCGCCGGATCCTTGTCCAACAGTTGGGCGGACTTCAACAATGATGGCGAACTCGATCTCGTTGTCTCGCTCAAGGGCGGCGACATCCGCCTCTATCGGAACGACAACGGCACCTTTGTCAATGTCGGGCCGCAACTTGGCCTGCCAAGCTCCGGCCCGGAAATGCGCGGCGTCGCTTGGGGCGATTATGACGGCGACGGCTGGATCGACCTGCTGGGCGGGGCGACCATGCCGGGCGAACTGAGCCTGGTGTTCCGCAATGAAGGCGGCAAGAAGTTTACCAATGTCGCGCCGGAACTGGGGCTGACCATCCCCAAC is a window from the Sphingobium sp. V4 genome containing:
- a CDS encoding MFS transporter, with amino-acid sequence MEHVSSLSPASLSRQDRLKSILGGSIGNLIEWYDWYIYSAFTLYFAPVFFPSDDSTAQLLNAAAIFAVGFLMRPIGAWAMGIYADRKGRKAGLTLSVMMMAGGSLMIAAIPGYASIGVAAPVLLLLARLLQGLSIGGEYGASATYLSEMAQSNQRGFFSSFQYVTLIAGQLLALCVLLLLQLFLTEHQLESWGWRVPFVIGGVMAVGVYRLRRGLKETEAFEESAAVREQPRSSGVNLIRRHPREVLLVMALTAGGTLAFYAYSTYMQKFLVNSAGFGRQTATAIMASALFIYMLLQPMAGWLSDRIGRKPLLIGFGVSGVLFTTAIFTALERVTSSFGAFLLVLGGLVIVTGYTSINAIVKAELFPANIRALGVALPYALANTLFGGTAEYAALWMKHAGMEGGFYWYVTAMIAVSLIVYLRMPDTRKTSQI